DNA from Actinoplanes sp. SE50/110:
TCGGTCACCGAGGCGGTGGCGTCTTCGACGAGGTCGGCTGGCTTGCGGCGAAACAGCGGGGACACGACACGAGCGTAGCCAAACGGCGCGGTGTGTCGTACACCGCGCCGTTGATCGACATGAAAAAGCAGCTCAGGGGCGTTCGACGTGGGCGCCGAGGGCGGCCAGCTTCTGCTCGAAGTCCTCGTAGCCACGCTTGATCAGGTTGACCCCGTAGACCCGTGAGGTGCCCTCGGCGGCCAGCGCCGCGATCAGGTGCGCGAAGCCGGCCCGCAGGTCGGGGATGACCAGGTCGGCGGCGTGCAGCTTGGACGGGCCGGCGATCACCGCGGAGTGCATGAAGTTGCGGCGGCCGAACCGGCACGGGGTGCCGCCGAGGCAGTCCCGGTACACCTGGATGGTGGCGCCCATCGAGTTGAGCGCCTCGGTGTAGCCGAGCCGCTGCTCGTACACCGTCTCGTGCATGATCGAGATGCCGCGTGCCTGGGTCAGCGCGACCACCAGCGGCTGCTGCCAGTCGGTCATGAAGCCGGGGTGCACGTCGGTCTCCAGCGCCACGGCCTTGAGCTCGTTGCCGGGATGCCAGAACTTGATGCCGCCCTCGGCCCCGGTCACCCCGTGCCGGGCCACCCGGTCGTCGGTGATCTTCAGCTCGCCACCGATGTTCCGGTACACGTTGAGGAAGGTCATCATGTCGGCCTGCCGGGCGCCGAGCACCTCGATCTCGCCGCGGGTGGCGAGCGCGGCGGCGGCCCAGCTGGCGGCCTCGATCCGGTCCGGGATCGGCTTGTGCTCGTAACCGTAGAGGCGGGGCACGCCCTGGATCTCGATCACCCGGTCGGTGTGCACCGTGATGATCGCGCCCATCTTCTGCAGGATGCAGATCAGGTCGATGATCTCGGGCTCGATCGCGGCGTTGCGCAGCTCGGTGACGCCCTCCGCGCGGACGGCGGTGAGCAGCACCTGCTCGGTCGCCCCGACGCTCGGGTAGGGGAGTTCCAGCTTGGCGCCGTGCAGCCCGTTCGGAGCGCTCAGATGCATGCCCTCGGGCGTCTTGTCGACGACCGCGCCGAATTCGCGCAGCGCCTTGATGTGGAAGTCGATCGGCCGCGGGCCGATGTGGCAGCCGCCCAGGTCGGGGATGAACGCGTGCCCGAGCCGGTGCAGCAGCGGGCCGCACAGCAGGATCGGGATCCGGCTCG
Protein-coding regions in this window:
- the murA gene encoding UDP-N-acetylglucosamine 1-carboxyvinyltransferase, with protein sequence MTDDVLIVHGGTPLQGQIRVRGAKNLVSKAMVAALLGESPSRLYDVPRIRDVEVVRGLLGLHGVKVSDGAEDGELVMDPTNVESASTDEINVHAGSSRIPILLCGPLLHRLGHAFIPDLGGCHIGPRPIDFHIKALREFGAVVDKTPEGMHLSAPNGLHGAKLELPYPSVGATEQVLLTAVRAEGVTELRNAAIEPEIIDLICILQKMGAIITVHTDRVIEIQGVPRLYGYEHKPIPDRIEAASWAAAALATRGEIEVLGARQADMMTFLNVYRNIGGELKITDDRVARHGVTGAEGGIKFWHPGNELKAVALETDVHPGFMTDWQQPLVVALTQARGISIMHETVYEQRLGYTEALNSMGATIQVYRDCLGGTPCRFGRRNFMHSAVIAGPSKLHAADLVIPDLRAGFAHLIAALAAEGTSRVYGVNLIKRGYEDFEQKLAALGAHVERP